In Luteitalea sp., a genomic segment contains:
- a CDS encoding HAD-IB family hydrolase: MDLALFDFDGTITTKGTYPGFVRLAVRPRRKLVGAIMLAPKIVGYQWRLVSERAIRKAMSRVGFWGEDPDRLRRLGERYATEVLPGLIRPVAHERIAWHRARGDRIVIVSASLDVYLGPWCRALGLDVICTQLEARDGRLTGRYLRGDCCGEEKARRIRERYALADYVMVHAYGDTEEDRQMLEIADRRYFRWEEVREVPAVSRATRRGDGGV, from the coding sequence ATGGACCTGGCGCTTTTCGACTTCGACGGCACCATCACGACCAAGGGCACATATCCCGGTTTCGTGCGTCTCGCGGTGCGTCCACGACGAAAGCTCGTCGGCGCCATCATGCTCGCTCCGAAGATCGTTGGGTACCAATGGAGATTGGTGTCGGAACGGGCCATCAGAAAGGCCATGTCGAGGGTCGGGTTCTGGGGAGAAGACCCGGACCGCCTGCGCCGATTGGGAGAGCGGTACGCCACGGAAGTCTTGCCCGGTCTGATCCGCCCGGTAGCACACGAGCGAATTGCATGGCACAGGGCCCGAGGGGATCGGATCGTTATCGTCTCGGCTTCGCTCGACGTCTACCTTGGACCATGGTGCCGAGCGCTCGGTCTGGATGTGATCTGCACGCAGCTCGAGGCGCGGGACGGACGCCTCACGGGACGATACCTGCGTGGTGACTGCTGCGGGGAAGAGAAGGCGAGACGAATTCGGGAACGTTACGCGCTGGCCGACTATGTGATGGTCCACGCTTACGGCGATACGGAAGAGGATCGTCAAATGCTCGAGATAGCGGATAGAAGATACTTCCGTTGGGAGGAGGTCCGCGAAGTGCCGGCCGTCAGCCGAGCTACGCGTAGAGGCGACGGCGGCGTGTGA
- a CDS encoding DUF4143 domain-containing protein, with the protein MAATPKRHLADPSLAVAAIAATLRRLLGPEIELAGFLFESQVVHDLRVYAQARRSTVRFYRDNKGLEVDAIVEAADGRWIGIETKLGHSRVDEGAHNLLALRRKLSEETNALCGALVVVVADSPTYVRPDGVIVTSVASLGP; encoded by the coding sequence TTGGCCGCAACGCCCAAGCGTCATCTCGCCGACCCCTCGCTCGCGGTAGCCGCCATTGCTGCTACACTCCGGCGCCTGCTCGGGCCGGAGATCGAGCTGGCTGGCTTCCTCTTCGAGTCGCAGGTCGTCCACGACCTGCGTGTGTACGCACAAGCCCGCCGATCCACCGTTCGGTTCTACCGGGACAACAAAGGGCTCGAGGTCGACGCCATCGTCGAGGCCGCCGATGGCCGCTGGATTGGGATCGAGACCAAACTCGGCCACAGCCGTGTCGACGAAGGAGCGCACAACCTGCTCGCCCTTCGGCGCAAGCTCTCGGAGGAGACGAACGCGCTGTGTGGTGCCCTGGTTGTTGTCGTTGCGGACAGCCCAACCTACGTCCGGCCCGATGGCGTCATCGTGACATCGGTGGCGTCGTTGGGCCCGTGA